A portion of the Daphnia magna isolate NIES linkage group LG4, ASM2063170v1.1, whole genome shotgun sequence genome contains these proteins:
- the LOC116927911 gene encoding uncharacterized protein LOC116927911 — MQAHEPVKRRQKLGDEPMLFLDKLEPLTNMSQLTSGQINQAQVLLKQQYPTIGGLFCCTNGASLDFPKATGEQWLQIVHNGKDHWVLVTKGFGDSEYVSLYDSLTGKNWHNEHILSCMSSLSKTPGKEMRYVIKSVQRQSNSFDCGIFAIAFAVSLANGQDPTTVTYDPKKLRPHLMSCFESGVLTSFPCTMKRTTRIHVDEIRKISVFCHCRRTAHTQSSENWEMIECVNCLDWFHRMCDEYPVDTEIPWLCRNCK; from the coding sequence ATGCAGGCACATGAGCCTGTTAAACGTAGACAAAAGTTGGGTGATGAACCCATGCTGTTTTTGGATAAGCTTGAACCACTTACCAATATGAGCCAGTTAACATCAGGACAAATAAACCAGGCACAAGTTCTTCTAAAGCAGCAATACCCAACCATTGGTGGGTTGTTTTGCTGTACCAATGGAGCCTCTCTCGATTTCCCAAAAGCAACTGGAGAGCAATGGCTTCAAATTGTCCATAATGGGAAGGATCACTGGGTTCTTGTCACAAAGGGGTTTGGTGATTCTGAATATGTTTCACTATACGATAGTCTGACTGGAAAAAACTGGCACAATGAGCACATACTCAGCTGCATGTCTAGCCTTTCTAAAACACCTGGAAAGGAAATGAGATATGTAATTAAGTCAGTTCAGCGTCAAAGCAACTCTTTTGATTGTGGAATATTTGCCATTGCCTTTGCTGTTAGTTTGGCTAATGGCCAAGATCCCACTACAGTAACGTATGACCCAAAGAAGCTGCGACCACATCTCATGAGTTGCTTTGAATCTGGAGTACTTACATCATTTCCATGCACCATGAAACGTACCACCAGGATTCATGTGGATGAAATAAGAAAGATTTCTGTATTCTGCCACTGCAGAAGAACTGCACACACTCAATCATCAGAAAACTGGGAAATGATTGAGTGTGTAAACTGCCTAGATTGGTTCCATAGAATGTGCGATGAATATCCAGTTGATACTGAGATACCATGGTTGTGTAGAAATTGCAAATAA
- the LOC116921431 gene encoding transcription termination factor 2, which yields MSRYSYRANRNDLVPSTPDEEDSGDDVSDYEDSKTAFYDSFRQPKLNTSSLEETDLIEESLQEHSSGAEQPYHTNSFETSEHEKSWESEDQLDKSRISKNEHLNTSRFNSNSMKEQQGKHRSTERSGQDSNDDSEADVSYRLKRICPVPEMEYASQPDPDDTYQVIQAGKRHGHMVIRRLRTKNLSSEENSAEPSEAEDVDVQKSNLFDSSVGSSHSQDDSFPHTKRNAIRNPVDSDSDSSFDPLPVRKPTVTSDESDSSTEPTPRVRHERALGKRVVKRIESDDSDEDSSPRITPHNRHEEINKADIHVSSSKDRFPPIQMVSPKVTAPYPMSSTSPYPSQSLIQEAHLAASFDKYDSGNGSTMEHHNQNLSRKSSTTIENKSQRPESLEEDVEIPIQDLSNSILEISSTVVSFSSPEVQDNSIEEITSPSEISLPIPPVALSAAEVVRMREDLERKKLLMKSCRLESLPDGGAKLKEQIRLITEKLESAAKVPDIRPAPIVSSASDSEVQEDELRKQLQMKKWAMGNASAGQKERLRIEIGDMERRLIQLSIANATNAGATSKSKFVDFQSEMNSRAFGEKQKGIRLLPEAPRLTEMQKKMFADNAGKELYQKTETGYISAAARREAVSITMDSLENLHRSLASCPKETEKEPTPSCLTVPLLPHQERALKWLLWRETQVPAGGILADDMGLGKTLTMISLVVRQKELDPAPPTSSDIWLSKTVKIKRSAGTLVVCPASVVGQWEKEIQRRCKRNSLSVVIFHGPDRNKLAPKLHHYDVVITTYQIVSREIANVKVDKKDGDSKPIGDFDVETDASAIRQSVLLQIAFDRIILDEAHVIRNPKTGISQAVCRLRAVRRWAVSGTPVQNKELDMYSLLRFLRVSPFDQLAVWKRWVDSSKAKNEQAQGRLQLLIKALLLRRTKDQKVEGSDTPLVAMPSREVHVHQVQLSKEENEVYQKLLAFSRKALEEYIKGQEARVREGFTYDRTNLPELPQKNVTKQMMLVLLLRLRQACSHPALIQTMLDATDTESFGSEEAKIEDNDMDLISQISNMALGSKPDEPKKEEENFFTHTNPIFDRENLSSKMKYIIDEVQKVVDQDQKAVVVSQWTSMLELFAQHFRKLRIRCHLIAGSVAIKHRTEIVEDFNGNPSGSPVILLSLNAGGVGLNLVGGNHIFLADMHWNPQLEAQACDRVYRVGQKKDVHVHRMVTQGTVEERILQLQQQKLAMANGILTGAAKLATKGLTIDDLKMLFNPGPPPYAPKPMLNPDGF from the exons atgtcaagATACTCATATAGAGCTAACCGAAATGACTTGGTCCCATCAACACCTGATGAAGAAGACAGTGGAG ATGATGTTTCTGATTATGAAGATTCCAAAACCGCTTTTTATGATTCCTTTCGGCAGCCAAAATTAAACACATCTAGTCTTGAAGAAACAGACTTAATAGAAGAATCCCTCCAAGAACACAGTTCGGGAGCTGAACAGCCATATCATACAAACAGCTTTGAAACTTCTGAGCATGAAAAATCTTGGGAATCCGAAGATCAGCTAGACAAAAGCAGGATATCTAAAAATGAACACCTTAATACTTCAAGGTTCAACAGCAATAGTATGAAGGAACAGCAGGGAAAGCATAGATCTACTGAAAGATCTGGTCAAGACTCAAATGACGATTCCGAAGCTGACGTGTCATACCGTCTCAAAAGAATATGCCCTGTCCCTGAAATGGAATACGCCAGTCAACCTGACCCTGACGATACTTATCAAGTTATCCAAGCGGGAAAACGCCATGGACATATGGTGATTCGTAGACTAAGAACTAAGAATCTTAGTTCGGAAGAAAACTCTGCTGAGCCTTCAGAAGCCGAAGACGTGGATGTTCAGAAGTCGAACTTGTTTGATAGCTCTGTTGGTTCTTCACACAGTCAAGACGATTCTTTTCCCCACACGAAGAGAAACGCAATCAGAAACCCGGTAGACAGTGATTCTGACTCTAGTTTCGACCCCTTACCGGTAAGAAAGCCTACGGTCACCAGCGATGAGTCTGATTCCAGCACCGAACCTACACCGCGCGTACGTCATGAGCGAGCTCTAGGAAAACGTGTtgtaaaaagaattgaaagtGATGACAGCGATGAGGATTCAAGCCCACGAATCACGCCTCATAATAGGCATGAAGAAATCAACAAAGCTGACATTCACGTATCTTCCTCAAAAGATAGATTTCCTCCCATACAAATGGTTTCACCAAAAGTCACGGCACCATACCCGATGTCCTCTACTTCACCATACCCAAGTCAAAGCCTAATTCAAGAGGCTCATCTTGCGGCAAGCTTTGATAAATACGATTCTGGAAATGGTTCTACTATGGAACATCATAATCAA AATCTATCAAGAAAATCTTCCACTACGATTGAAAATAAATCACAGCGTCCCGAATCTTTAGAGGAGGATGTCGAGATACCGATACAAGATCTTTCCAACAGCATCCTTGAAATATCAAGTACAGTAGTTTCCTTTTCCAGTCCTGAAGTTCAAGATAACAGCATCGAAGAAATCACTTCGCCGTCGGAGATCTCACTACCGATTCCCCCCGTAGCGCTCTCGGCTGCAGAGGTGGTACGGATGCGCGAAGACCTGGAGCGGAAGAAACTTTTGATGAAATCGTGCAGGTTAGAGTCGCTGCCCGACGGAGGAGCAAAACTTAAAGAACAAATTCGTCTGATAACGGAGAAACTGGAATCGGCCGCCAAAGTTCCGGATATTCGCCCTGCTCCAATTGTATCTTCGGCGTCAGACAGTGAGGTTCAAGAAGACGAACTTCGAAAGCAACTGCAAATGAAAAAG TGGGCCATGGGAAACGCATCTGCCGGGCAAAAGGAACGCTTACGGATAGAAATAGGTGACATGGAGCGTCGCCTCATTCAACTGTCAATCGCAAATGCTACTAATGCCGGGGCCACTTCAAAATCGAAATTCGTAGATTTTCAAAGCGAAATGAACAGCCGTGCATTTGGTGAAAAGCAAAAAGGGATTCGTCTTCTTCCGGAGGCACCGAGGTTAACAGAAatgcaaaagaagatgttTGCGGATAATGCTGGGAAAGAATTGTATCAAAAAACGGAAACTG GATACATCTCAGCAGCAGCCCGCCGAGAAGCCGTTTCCATTACGATGGACTCGCTTGAAAATCTTCATCGCTCTCTTGCCAGCTGTCCGAAGGAAACCGAAAAAGAACCTACGCCATCCTGCCTCACGGTCCCTCTTTTGCCTCACCAGGAACGCGCCCTTAAGTGGCTCTTGTGGCGTGAAACTCAAGTCCCAGCCG GCGGGATATTGGCCGACGATATGGGTTTGGGCAAAACTCTGACTATGATTTCGTTAGTCGTACGCCAGAAGGAGTTGGATCCTGCACCGCCGACTTCAAGTGATATATGGCTTTCCAAGACCGTCAAGATTAAGCGGTCTGCTGGAACACTCGTTGTCTGCCCTGCAAGTGTAGTAG GTCAGTGGGAGAAAGAAATCCAGCGACGCTGTAAACGTAATTCGTTGAGCGTGGTGATTTTTCATGGCCCAGATCGGAACAAGTTGGCACCCAAACTGCACCATTACGATGTAGTCATTACCACTTACCAG ATTGTTTCACGAGAAATTGCAAACGTGAAAGTTGACAAGAAGGATGGCGATTCTAAACCAATTGGGGATTTCGACGTCGAAACTGACGCGAGCGCCATACGTCAGTCGGTTCTACTACAAATTGCATTTGATCGCATCATCCTTGATGAAGCCCACGTGATTCGTAATCCGAAAACGGGTATTTCGCAAGCTGTTTGTAGGCTGCGTGCGGTACGTCGGTGGGCAGTTTCTGGTACTCCAGTACAGAATAAAGAGCTGGACATGTACTCTCTTTTGCGTTTCCTTCGCGTGTCACCGTTCGACCAATTAGCg GTGTGGAAGCGATGGGTCGATTCTTCAAAGGCCAAGAATGAGCAAGCTCAAGGACGGCTTCAGCTTCTAATCAAAGCCCTTCTTTTGAGACGCACGAAAGACCAAAAGGTCGAAGGAAGCGACACACCGCTTGTTGCAATGCCCTCGAG GGAGGTGCACGTTCACCAAGTACAGCTATCGAAAGAAGAGAATGAAGTATATCAAAAACTTCTTGCATTTTCGCGTAAAGCTCTAGAGGAGTATATTAAAGGTCAAGAGGCGAGGGTGAGAGAAGGATTTACATACGACCGGACG AATCTTCCTGAACTGCCTCAGAAGAACGTGACAAAGCAAATGATGTTGGTACTGCTGCTGCGCCTTCGACAAGCATGCTCACATCCCGCCTTAATCCAGACAATGTTGGATGCTACCGATACGGAATCGTTTGGCAGTGAAGAAGCCAAAATAGAAGACAATGACATGGACTTGATTTCCCAGATTTCAAACATGGCGTTAGGCAGTAAGCCTGACgagccaaaaaaagaagaagaaaattttttcactCATACGAACCCCATCTTCGATCGCGAAAACCTAAGCAGCAAGATGAAGTATATTATCGACGAAGTACAGAAAGTTGTCGATCAGGATCAGAAAGCTGTCGTAGTCTCTCAATGGACGTCCATGCTTGAGCTGTTTGCCCAGCATTTTCGCAAACTTCGGATTCGCTGCCATTTAATCGCGGGCAGTGTTGCAATTAAACACCGTACAGAAATCGTGGAAGATTTTAACGGAAACCCCAGCGGCTCACCG gtTATTCTTCTTTCACTTAACGCTGGTGGAGTGGGACTGAATTTGGTTGGTGGGAATCACATCTTTTTGGCCGATATGCATTGGAATCCACAATTGGAGGCACAGGCATGTGACCGTGTCTATCGCGTTGGCCAAAAGAAAGATGTTCACGTTCACCGTATGGTCACGCAAGGTACCGTTGAAGAACGCATCCTCCAACTGCAGCAACAGAAATTGGCCATGGCTAATGGTATCCTTACCGGAGCAGCAAAACTTGCTACAAAAGGCTTGACCATTGATGATTTGAAGATGCTTTTTAACCCTGGTCCACCACCTTATGCTCCAAAGCCAATGTTAAATCCTGATGGATTCTAA
- the LOC123471517 gene encoding beta-1,3-glucan-binding protein-like: MKFTFFALFGLAVCHAVSIQSQARGPIIWQEEFDTLDYSRWKHLITAWRGGNNEFQYYDNLPENSYVRDGILYIKPTLTADRFGEDFLYNGVLDLNQEGCNVDIDGGCYVVAGNEIINPAQSARMVTSDSFSFTYGTIEVRAKMPKGDWLWPAIWMLPTDNVYGGWPRSGEIDIVETRGNADFSCNGYPIGRQLAGSTLHWGPDPSQNRYELTHWEKIIQDPDFATDFHTFRVEWLPNGFQFYIDNQMIGEMYPPAGGFWELGGFNGQNLWSSGTVMAPFDQRFHFLLNVAVGGNFFPDGCQNAVYDKPWTASDPTQMKTFWESRDKWLPTWNAATEDNTMQVDYIRVYQLG; this comes from the exons ATGAAGTTTACCTTTTTTGCCTTATTTGGGTTGGCCGTTTGCCATGCAGTCAGCATCCAAAGCCAGGCACGTGGCCCTATCATTTGGCAGGAAGAATTCGACACTCTTGACTACAGCAGATGGAAACACTTGATCACAGCATGGCGAGGTGGTAACAACGAATTCCAGTATTACGACAACCTACCAGAAAACAG TTATGTCCGAGACGGTATTCTGTACATAAAGCCAACTTTGACTGCGGACCGTTTTGGCGAGGATTTTCTGTACAATGGCGTGCTCGATTTGAATCAGGAGGGCTGCAACGTAGACATTGACGGAGGCTGCTACGT AGTGGCTGGAAATGAAATTATCAATCCTGCCCAGTCTGCCCGGATGGTAACAAGCGATTCATTCAGTTTCACCTATGGAACGATCGAAGTCAGGGCTAAAATGCCTAAAGGAGATTGGCTTTGGCCAG cTATTTGGATGCTTCCTACGGACAACGTTTACGGCGGTTGGCCGCGATCGGGTGAGATTGACATTGTAGAAACAAGAGGAAACGCCGACTTTTCATGCAATGGATATCCAATTGGGAGACAATTGGCCGGCAGCACTTTGCATTGGGGTCCAGATCCTAGTCAAAACCGTTACGAATTGACCCACTGGGAAAA GATTATTCAAGATCCCGATTTCGCCACTGATTTCCATACCTTTCGTGTCGAGTGGCTCCCAAACGGCTTTCAATTTTACATTGATAATCAAATGATTGGTGAAATGTATCCACCAGCAGGTGGATTCTGGGAATTGGGTGGATTTAATGGACAGAATTTGTGGAGCTCCGGCACCGTCATGGCACCTTTCGATCAAAGA TTCCACTTCTTGCTTAATGTCGCCGTTGGAGGCAATTTTTTTCCTGACGGGTGCCAAAACGCAGTTTACGATAAACCATGGACAGCCTCTGACCCGACACAGATGAAAACTTTCTGGGAAAGCCGTGACAAATGGCTGCCCACATGGAATGCTGCAACGGAGGACAACACGATGCAAGTTGACTACATTCGCGTGTATCAACTGGGCTAA
- the LOC116921434 gene encoding beta-1,3-glucan-binding protein translates to MKLAFFAPFFLVVFCQAEANTDSQVRGPIIWQDEFEFLDYTKWMHLITAWRGGNNEFQYYHNLTENSYVRDGILYIKPTLTADRFGEDFLYNGVLDLNQEGCNVDWEGGCYVAAGDEIINPIQSARMVTSESFSFTYGTIEVRAKMPKGDWIWPAIWMKPTDNLYGNWPRSGEIDIVETKGNANFSCDGNPNGRQLAGSTLHWGPDPSQDKWRLSHWEKVTEIPDFSSDFHTYRVDWLPNGFYFYIDKELIGEMFPPAGGFWELGGFDGENLWSSGTILAPFDQRFHFLINVAVGGNFFPDGCQNENYDKPWDASDPTQMKSFWESRENWLPTWNAETEDNSMQVDYIRVYGL, encoded by the exons ATGAAGCTTGCTTTTTTTGCTCCATTTTTTCTGGTTGTCTTTTGCCAAGCGGAAGCCAACACTGATAGTCAGGTGAGAGGTCCCATCATCTGGCAAGATGAATTTGAATTTCTAGACTACACCAAATGGATGCATTTGATCACTGCATGGCGAGGCGGTAATAACGAATTTCAATATTACCATAACCTTACCGAGAACAG TTACGTGCGTGATGGTATTCTGTATATTAAGCCAACATTGACTGCCGACCGTTTCGGTGAGGATTTCCTTTACAACGGCGTACTCGATTTGAATCAGGAAGGCTGCAATGTAGATTGGGAAGGAGGATGTTACGT GGCTGCTGGGGATGAAATTATCAATCCCATCCAATCAGCGCGAATGGTGACGAGTGAATCCTTCAGCTTCACTTATGGAACGATCGAAGTAAGAGCTAAAATGCCTAAAGGAGATTGGATATGGCCAg CGATATGGATGAAGCCGACAGATAATCTTTATGGCAATTGGCCGCGATCAGGCGAAATCGACATAGTAGAAACAAAAGGAAACGCCAATTTCTCGTGTGATGGCAATCCTAATGGGCGACAATTGGCTGGAAGTACTTTGCATTGGGGGCCGGATCCTAGTCAAGACAAATGGCGATTGAGCCACTGGGAAAA GGTCACCGAAATTCCCGACTTTTCTTCAGATTTTCACACTTACAGAGTGGATTGGCTTCCGAATGGATTCTATTTCTACATTGACAAAGAACTGATTGGTGAAATGTTTCCCCCTGCTGGAGGATTTTGGGAGTTGGGTGGATTCGATGGAGAAAATTTGTGGAGTTCAGGCACTATTTTAGCTCCTTTTGACCAACGC TTCCATTTCCTGATTAATGTGGCTGTTGGtggtaatttttttcctgacggatgccaaaatgaaaattatgaCAAGCCATGGGATGCATCCGACCCGACTCAGATGAAATCTTTTTGGGAAAGTCGCGAAAATTGGTTACCCACTTGGAATGCTGAAACGGAAGACAATTCTATGCAAGTTGATTACATTCGCGTCTACGGATTATGA
- the LOC116921420 gene encoding glutathione peroxidase-like, with amino-acid sequence MAIWSLLLTAVTLLGPAVGADRIKVSQHCVTSNSSIDNVYSYSEKELNSSRTLRLSKFSGKVVLIVNVATYUGFTYQYHELNALQAEYPIDLAVLAFPCNQFGQQEPGATDLEILNGIRYVRPGGDFQPNITLFRKVDVNGAREHPLFTYLKRSCPTTRDFFMPSSRLDYSPMRNSDVRWNFEKFLVNRKGRPVKRYDASSRVSEMREDIESLISLDVNDPNVYESLTALGKT; translated from the exons ATGGCTATCTGGAGCTTGTTGCTCACGGCCGTCACCCTTTTGGGGCCCGCTGTAGGTGCAGACAGGATCAAAGTGAGCCAGCATTGTGTTACCTCCAATTCGTCCATTGACAACGTTTACTCCTATTCGGAGAAGGAGCTCAATAGCTCAAGGACATTGCGCCTTTCCAAATTCAGCGGGAAG GTTGTCCTCATCGTCAATGTGGCGACTTACTGAGGGTTTACCTATCAGTACCATGAATTGAATGCACTTCAGGCCGAGTACCCCATCGACTTGGCTGTTTTAGCTTTTCCTTGTAACCAATTTGGGCAG CAAGAACCTGGAGCTACAGATTTAGAAATTTTGAATGGGATTCGATATGTCCGGCCGGGAGGCGACTTCCAGCCGAACATAACGTTATTCCGCAAGGTTGATGTCAACGGAGCGAGAGAACATCCTTTATTTACATATCTGAAA AGAAGCTGTCCGACGACTCGTGACTTTTTCATGCCATCCAGCAGACTGGATTACAGTCCAATGCGCAATAGCGATGTCCGCTGGAATTTCGAGAAATTCCTCGTTAATCGTAAAGGCAGACCTGTGAAACGTTACGATGCCAGTTCCCGTGTTTCAGAAATGCGCGAAGACATTGAATCGCTCATCTCCCTCGATGTTAATGACCCAAATGTTTATGAATCGTTAACTGCACTTGGGAAAACTTGA
- the LOC116921432 gene encoding uncharacterized protein LOC116921432 gives MQSEIQKTLNLSRTVNSPVVKPSVQPNLDVSRPIKPATKHRKNERQQLIAHLEEIVDVQEMLFSLSKRSPESEIREDFDYGLRGAIRLSHYDFEILTTFHFLITSPERPKTVVDFIINVPHEANHKAAQHFKWLLEGRKMLAEGTNISYYDGKSIISRILRSGYFSRIRLSNSKKRTEITHNGIQTDNKQSIQSNKSASPVSFVAVDKFLVNISSPLKETNRII, from the exons ATGCAAAGCGAAATTCAAAAGACACTTAATTTATCACGTACAGTAAATAGCCCTGTGGTTAAACCATCTGTACAGCCCAATTTAGACGTAAGCCGGCCTATCAAACCCGCTACCAAACACAGGAAGAATGAAAGGCAGCAGTTGATCGCCCATTTGGAAGAAATCGTCGACGTTCag GAAATGCTATTTTCGTTAAGCAAAAGAAGCCCAGAAAGTGAAATACGCGAAGATTTTGACTACGGATTACGAGGTGCTATCCGGCTAAGCCATTATGATTTTGAGATTTTGACGACGTTTCATTTTCTCATTACCTCACCTGAACGTCCCAAAACTGTGGTCGACTTCATCATAAACGTGCCA cacgAGGCTAACCACAAAGCAGCGCAGCATTTTAAATGGCTTTTGGAGGGTCGTAAAATGCTTGCAGAAGGAACAAACATTTCCTACTACGACGGAAAATCTATAATCTCTCGTATTCTGCGCAGCGGTTATTTTAGCCGAATTCGTTTAAGTAACTCTAAAAAGAGGACGGAAATCACGCACAACGGAATTCAAACGGACAACAAGCAATCAATACAATCTAATAAATCAGCATCGCCTGTCAGTTTTGTGGCCGTCGACAAGTTCCTTGTTAACATAAGCTCACCgttgaaagaaacaaatcgAATCATCTAA
- the LOC116921421 gene encoding uncharacterized protein LOC116921421, whose amino-acid sequence MCWLHLFKAVTSNSISPYINQRCSVENSQSDFESSTNMKTSLAILILSAVVAAVIADGEYAPPPLEKKYDGYFQYANVPAKDEYEFGHNRGNPHHNRNQYEQSKDHRFRTKVKWSDSYGGNGEHHWEYNHANPAYKSNDYAAPAYAAPAYPAPAQDYAAPGYSAPYPTYEEAPAAKV is encoded by the exons ATGTGTTGGCTCCACTTATTTAAAGCCGTTACAAGTAATAGTATTTCGCCGTATATAAACCAGCGGTGCTCAGTTGAAAATTCGCAGTCTGACTTCGAATCATCTACTAACATGAAGACTTCTCTCGCG ATCCTTATTTTGAGTGCCGTTGTGGCCGCTGTTATTGCCGATGGTGAATATGCGCCTCCACCGCTGGAGAAGAAATACGACGGCTATTTCCAGTACGCCAATGTTCCCGCTAAGGACGAATATGAATTTGGACACAACCGTGGCAATCCTCACCACAACCGTAACCAATACGAACAGTCCAAGGATCACCGTTTCCGCACTAAG GTCAAGTGGTCTGATTCCTACGGTGGCAATGGTGAGCACCACTGGGAATACAATCATGCCAATCCTGCGTACAAATCGAACGATTACGCAGCACCAGCCTATGCAGCTCCAGCCTATCCCGCTCCCGCTCAGGATTATGCCGCTCCCGGTTATTCCGCACCGTATCCAACTTACGAAGAAGCTCCCGCAGCTAAAGTGTAA
- the LOC116921413 gene encoding brachyurin — protein sequence MKVVALIVVAVVFAQAAEIPKLRNFRNPADLPPRSVLFPRPSQAQGPGYFIPSGKHAHTFSTRGICGQVKYRQSERIVGGVEAVPHEFPWQVALVVDNSWFCGATIIASDWILTAAHCTDGGSSFEVILGAHNKNIVEPTQVRIMATEYTMHPRWNSARLQNDVALIRLPTPVSFTPEIAPICLVPSTEEDHVGDILLASGWGLDSDSATSTTANLRKVTAPGISVEDCQAVYGNGVLDSVLCIDTTGGHGTCNGDSGGPLSYINNGVYNQVGLVSFGSASGCELGYPTGFSRISSFIDWIVSVTGLVV from the exons ATGAAAGTCGTAGCTCTCATTGTGGTAGCCGTCGTCTTTGCCCAG GCGGCAGAGATCCCGAAGCTGAGGAACTTTAGGAATCCGGCTGATTTACCGCCGAGGTCCGTCCTTTTCCCACGGCCAAGCCAGGCTCAGGGTCCAGGCTACTTCATTCCAAGTGGAAAACATGCGCACACCTTCAGCACACGCG GCATTTGCGGACAGGTAAAATACCGGCAATCGGAACGTATCGTTGGTGGAGTAGAGGCTGTCCCCCACGAATTCCCATG GCAAGTGGCTCTAGTAGTTGATAATTCGTGGTTCTGCGGTGCCACCATCATCGCTTCCGACTGGATCTTGACTGCTGCTCATTGCACGGATGGAGGCAGTTCGTTCGAAGTCATTCTTGGTGCCCACAACAAGAACATTGTCGAGCCGACTCAAGTCAGAATCATGGCCACCGAATACACCATGCATCCTCGCTGGAATTCTGCCCGTCTTCAGAACGATGTCGCCCTTATCAGGCTGCCTACACCCGTCTCTTTCACAC CTGAAATTGCACCGATCTGTTTGGTGCCGTCCACTGAGGAGGATCACGTTGGAGACATTCTCTTGGCTTCTGGATGGGGTCTCGATTCCGACA GTGCGACCTCGACTACAGCCAATCTCCGTAAAGTCACTGCTCCCGGAATCAGCGTAGAAGACTGCCAGGCTGTATACGGAAACGGCGTGCTAGATTCAGTTCTGTGCATTGACACTACCGGCGGTCATGGAACATGCAAC GGAGACTCTGGCGGTCCATTGAGTTACATCAACAACGGAGTCTACAATCAGGTCGGCCTCGTCAGTTTCGGTTCGGCCAGCGGCTGTGAGCTCGGATACCCCACTGGATTTTCACGCATTTCCAGCTTTATTGACTGGATCGTGTCTGTGACCGGTTTGGTTGTCTAA
- the LOC116921414 gene encoding serine/threonine-protein phosphatase 2A catalytic subunit alpha isoform — translation MEEKAVVKELDQWIEQLNECKQLAENQVKTLCEKAKEILAKESNVQPVRCPVTVCGDVHGQFHDLMELFRIGGKSPDTNYLFMGDYVDRGYYSVETVTLLVALKVRYRERITILRGNHESRQITQVYGFYDECLRKYGNANVWKYFTDLFDYLPLTALVDSQIFCLHGGLSPSIDTLDHIRSLDRLQEVPHEGPMCDLLWSDPDDRGGWGISPRGAGYTFGQDISETFNHSNNLTLVSRAHQLVMEGYNWCHDRNVVTIFSAPNYCYRCGNQAAIMELDDSLKYSFLQFDPAPRRGEPHVTRRTPDYFL, via the exons ATGGAAGAGAAAGCAGTGGTTAAAGAACTTGACCAGTGGATTGAGCAGCTTAACGAATGCAAGCAGTTGGCCGAGAACCAAGTCAAAACCCTATGCGAAAAG GCAAAAgaaattttggcaaaagaaTCAAATGTCCAGCCAGTCAGATGCCCTGTCACCGTGTGTGGTGATGTCCACGGACAGTTTCATGACCTGATGGAGCTATTCCGAATTGGAGGAAAATCTCCAGATACAAATTATTTGTTCATGGGAGATTATGTTGACAGAGGTTATTATTCCGTTGAGACAGTCACATTACTTGTTGCCCTCAAG GTTCGATATCGTGAACGAATTACCATATTGAGAGGAAATCACGAATCTCGTCAGATCACACAAGTCTACGGATTTTACGACGAGTGCCTAAGGAAATACGGCAATGCAAACGTGTGGAAGTACTTCACCGATTTATTTGACTATCTTCCACTGACAGCACTTGTCGACAGTCAAATTTTCTGTCTTCATGGAGGACTTTCCCCTTCAATCGACACTTTAGATCACATCCGATCTCTCGATCGTCTTCAAGAAGTTCCTCACGAG GGCCCCATGTGCGACCTGTTGTGGTCTGATCCAGATGACCGAGGTGGATGGGGAATCTCCCCCCGTGGAGCTGGCTACACCTTCGGCCAAGACATTTCCGAAACTTTCAACCACTCCAACAACCTGACTCTTGTCTCTAGGGCTCACCAACTTGTCATGGAAGGATATAATTG GTGTCACGATCGCAATGTGGTAACGATATTCTCTGCACCTAATTATTGTTACCGGTGCGGCAACCAAGCGGCCATTATGGAACTGGATGATTCACTGAAATACTCTTT CTTGCAATTCGATCCAGCTCCAAGAAGAGGAGAACCTCACGTAACCCGGCGCACGCCTGATTACTTCCTTTAA